One Olleya sp. Hel_I_94 genomic window, AAATCAAAGTAGACAACCCATACTCTGCTTATAAAGACAAACCCTTTATTATCTTTTTGTTTGCTTTATTTTTATTTGGTTTTATATTCTTGCAATATTTTTCTACAATGCCATTATATTACAGATCAGAGCATCATTTAAGCGAGCTGCAAATTGGATTATTACTAGGTGCCAATGGTTTTTTTATTTTTTTATTAGAAATGCCATTAATTAAATATTTGGAAAACACACGTTTTGCAAAAACGTCACTAATCCTATTTGGCGCCTTTTTAACTGCCACTAGCTTTTTAATACTTAACTTTTCTAGTTGGTCAGGAATTTTAATTTTTGGTATGTTTTTAATGACCATTGGCGAAATGATAGCCTTTCCGTTTGCGAATGCATTTGCCTTGCAACAAGCTAAAAAAGGAAATCAAGGCGAATATATGGCATTATACTCGATAGCATTTTCTTTTGCACATATCTTTGGTCACAAAACAGGTATGGAACTTGTTGAACGTGTTGGTTTTGATAACACTTGGTATATCATGACCTTATTAGGAGGATTATGCATGTTTTTATTATACCTATTAAAACAGTTTATGAAAGGAAAAAAAATCATCTAAATGAATTTAAACCAAGTAACCATATCCTCTAAAAATTTAGACAGATCCGTCACATTTTATAAACTTTTAGGACTGCAACTTATTGTTGACGCTCTACCAAGATATGCTAGGTTTACCTGTCCCGATGGTGACGCTACTTTTTCTATACACCAAAATATAAATATGCAACCTAGTGATAATACAGTGCTATATTTTGAAGATGAAAATTTAAAAGATTTAGTTTTTAAACTGAAACAAAAAGGGATAGTTTTTACATCTGATATTGAAGACAAGTCATGGCTTTGGACAGAAGCGCATTTAAAAGATCCTGACGGAAATAACATTATTTTATTTAAAGCAGGAAAGCATAGAAAAAATCCACCTTGGCGAATTTAAACTGGCTTAATAGCATTATTTTTAACTACATGAGATAAAATTATTTGCGTTTTACATTCGCCATAAATAATTAATTGATCAATAAAAGCCTCTAAATGCTTGTGGTTTTTTAAAACCACTTCCATAACTATATTTTCATTTCCGGTAATCCTGTAGCAATTAACCACCTCATCAAGGGTTTTTACTTTTTCTAAAAACGGTTTTAATTTACCCATAAACGCCTGTAAAGTAATTAAAGCTTTTAACTGATAACCGACTTCAAAAGGAGAAATTAAAGTGATATGATTTTGAATAATCCCTAAATCCTCCATTTTTTTTATCCGCTCTGATACAGCAGGTGAGCTTATTCCCACCTGACGACCAATAGCAGCATTGGACTGCCTAGCGTTTTGTTGTAAACATTTCAAAATTTTCCAATTCAATTTATCTATACTCATTTTTAAATAATATTTTAAAAATATATTAAATTTTAAAGTAAATATACGCTAATACTTTAAAATCGAAAGTTAAAAATACTGGTAAGTCGTTATTTTTGATAAAAATTAAAATATAAAATGTCGGCTCCAATTCCTTCTCATCTGTCAGAACTACCTATATATAAGCAGGCTATGCAAATTTTTGTTTTATCTAGAAGCATTTCTAGCTATTTAAATCAGGATTTAGCATACTTATACGATGATGGTAAAGAAGATGCCAACATTTATGTATCAGGCGATATTGTACAACAGTCGGTATCCTTAGCTCCAGAAATTATTAATGCAGAGTTAGAGCATTGTCGTGACAAAAAACACAGACATATAGCATCCGTAAACCGTTTAACTAATAGGTTGTATAAAAACTGTAGTCGTCTAGAGTCTTGTAACAGCAATGGTAAAGACTACTTACCAATTTTAAAAAGAGAGATTAGAAAATTTAGAAAATTGCAAACAACTTGGATGTTGACACTTTAATTATTTAAGAAAAATCAACTACTCTTGCATTATACATAAATGAGTCTTGAAAAGCTTTAATTTTAGGATTAAAGGTTTCAGAAAAAATCACAAACTTAGCTTTAGGTGCGCTTTCGCTTAATCTTAAAATGTAATTGTGATAATTATTTCTAGTAATAAAATCGGCATCATGTAAAACAAATAGCTTCAATTCTCCTAAATGCAGACTATTTAAATGATACAATTTACTTAAACGTTTTGGTGTTGCAATCAAAATATCCACACCATAATAGACCTCTTCACGTTGTTTTTCTAAATCATGCTCTTCATAAGCACAGTAAATACGTAAATCTGTTCTTTTAGTAAAAGCTTCAAAACGTTCTTTTAATTCTAAGGTCGTTTTTTTGTCTTTAGCTATAATTACTGCTCTTGGCGAATCCTCAAAAGCTTCAGCTCCTAATTTTTGAATGGTACTAATAATCATAGCAGTAGTCTTACCGCATCCTTTTGGTCCTATTGCGTAAAGATCTGTTCCTGCCTTAATTAAAGGCATCACTTCTTTTTGAAACTTGTTAGTGGTTTCAAATCCTGCTTTTTCAATATTTTCTTTTAATGAAGGATGGTATTTTTTGAAAGACATTTATGTAATTATGATATGTAAATATTAGTGTAAACTGTAGATTACAAAGGTAGTAATTAATGACACATTTTACAGTCTGCTTTGTCTTTAACTTCACCAACCAAAAATCCTTGGTCATTAATTACAAAATCACAACAATCCACAAAACCTTGAGCAATCATTTTTCGACCACGTTGGATTTGTGACTTTATAGTAGGTAAGGCTAAATTTAATTGGTCTGCAATTTGTTGTTGTTTTAAACCTTTTATATCACTTAAAAACAAAGGATCACGATACTTTTTAGGCAAGCTTTTAATAATGCCATGTAAGCAATCTACTTCAGTATGTTCTAGTTTTTGTTCTTCAAAAATAAAATCTTCATCTGTTGTTTTATACACCAATTTTTTACTTCTAAAGTAGTCCAAAACGGTATACCTAGCAATGGAGAAAAGCCACGATTTAAGCTTGCCTTCATCTTTTAAAGTATTTAATTTAGTATGTACTTTAATAAAAGTTTCTTGCAATAAATCGTCCGCGATTACCTCGTCTTTTACTTTACTTAAAATAAAATATTTGATATCGTCTGCATGTAATTTCCAAATGTCTTTAGTATCCATATCGATTGTAATGTAAAAACGCTAATCTTAGTATAAAGTTACCAAAACTAGCGTTATTAATACTGTTTTTAAGTCATGCTTAACAGTTGCAGTTATTGCAAGTACACGTGTTACATGTGCAGTTAAAACAATTTCCTTTAGAGCAACCGTCACAGTCACAAGTACAATTTATATTTTTCATAATATCTATTTTTATGGGTTCATATAATAGACGTGACTAATTAAAAAAAGATGCAAATTTGAAGTCTTTTTTTTAAAATGAAATTATTTTACTACAATTTTAGCGAGATGTGTTATTGGGAAATTACATGAGTTTGCTATAAAACATAATTGATTTGCTTTACTATGAAGGTTTTCCGCTAACGCCTTTTGAGTTTCATTTTTTATAGTTACAACAGGTTTTAATCTTACTGTTCTAAAACTTCCACTTCCTGAAGCATTCACTTCCAAATCGCCTTCTGCATCATCTGAATAACTTATTACCTCTATATTGTTTTGCGCGCAAACGTATAAATAAGACATCATGTGGCAGGATGCTAAAGCAGATAATAATAAATCTTCTGGATTGTATAACGTGTCATCTCCTCTAAATGGTTTTGCTGCAGACACGGATAAATCCGAAACTTTATTAGCAATGGTTACTTTATGATTTCTACTAAAAGTTCTTGGGTTACTTGTACTTTCACCATCATTAATTGTCCATTTTACTTGTGCTTTGAAGGTGTGTTTAATTGACATGTTTTTTTTATTGAATATAAAAAAGCGTTTCATATTGAAACGCTTTTTTGTTTTATGTATTAATATTCTTTATTATGCTCTAAATAGCAAAAACTATAATGAGATCCCATAATAAATTTGAGATAAGCGATTCACTCACTTTTCGTGAAAACAAAAAGTGGGTCTCTGCTTACATGTTTCTGCGATACTGACCTCCAACTTCAAACAACGCTGAAGTGATTTCACCTAAACTACAGACTTTACAAACATCCATTAACGCTTCAAAAATATTTTCGTTGTTAATCGCTCGTTCTTGTAAATCCTTAAGCAATGCTTTTGTGTCATTTGCCTCATGAAGATTAGATAACGTTTTAATCTGGAATTGCTTTTCCTCTTCTGTTGCTCTAATGACTTCCGCAGGAACAACCGTTGGCGATCCTTTACTACTTAAAAAAGTATTTACACCAACAATTGGGAATTTCCCGTTATGCTTTAACGTTTCGTAATATAAACTTTCTTCTTGTATTTTACTACGTTGGTACATGGTTTCCATTGCACCAAGAACTCCACCTCTTTCTGTAATTCTGTCGAATTCTAAAAGCACAGCTTCTTCAACTAAATCAGTTAATTCTTCGATAATAAAAGACCCTTGTATTGGGTTTTCGTTTTTATTTAATCCTAATTCTTTATTGATGATTAATTGAATAGCCATCGCACGTCTAACCGACTCTTCTGTTGGTGTTGTAATAGCCTCATCATATGCATTAGTGTGTAATGAGTTACAGTTATCGTAAATAGCGTATAATGCTTGAAGTGTTGTACGAATATCATTAAAGTCAATTTCTTGAGCGTGTAAACTACGTCCAGACGTTTGAATATGATATTTCAACATTTGTGCTCTTGCATTTGCACCATACTTGTGCTTCATTGCTTTTGCCCAAATTTTACGTGCCACACGACCAATTACTGCATATTCTGGATCGATTCCGTTTGAGAAAAAGAATGACAAGTTTGGACCAAATTTATTGATGTCCATACCACGACTTAAATAATATTCCACGTAAGTGAAACCATTAGATAATGTCAACGCTAATTGTGTAATTGGGTTTGCACCTGCTTCTGCAATATGATATCCAGAAATCGATACTGAATAAAAGTTACGGACGTTATTCTCGATAAAATACTCTTGAACATCTCCCATTAAACGCAATGCAAATTCTGTAGAGAAAATACACGTGTTTTGCGCTTGATCTTCTTTTAAAATATCTGCTTGAACCGTTCCTCTTACTTGCGCAATGGTATTCTTTTTAATCTCTGCATAAACATCAGCTGGTAATACAAGGTCTCCTGTAACACCTAACAACATTAATCCTAAACCATTGTTTCCTTCTGGTAAATCACCATTATAAGATGGACGTTGTTTATCTTTATAAATCTTAGCTATTTTAGCTTCTACTTCTTTTTCAAGACCGTTTTCTTTAATGTAAAATTCACATTGTTGGTCTATGGCAGCATTCATAAAAAATCCTAATAACATTGGTGCAGGACCATTAATGGTCATACTTACCGACGTCATTACGTTTGCTAAATCAAAACCTGAATACAGTTTTTTAGCATCATCTAAACAACAAATACTAACACCTGCATTACCAATTTTACCGTAAATATCTGGTCTTAAATCTGGATCGTTACCGTAAAGTGTTACACTATCAAAAGCGGTAGACAAACGTTTTGCTGGCAAACCTGCACTTACATAGTGAAAACGTCTGTTGGTACGTTCTGGTCCACCTTCTCCTGCAAACATACGTGCTGGATCTTCTCCTGTACGTTTAAATGGATATAATCCTGAAGTATATGGAAACTCTCCTGGTACATTTTCTTGCAATGTCCAACGTAATAAATCTCCCCAAGCTTGATACTTTGGTAATGCTATTCTTGGAATTTGTAAATGCGATAATGACTCAGAATGTGTTTCTATTTTAATTTCTTTATCTCTTACTTTAAAGCTATAAATTGGGTTTTTGTACTTATTTACTTTCTCATCCCAACCTGTAATTACTTCCCAATTGTATGGATCTAAGTTTAATTTTACTCTGTCAAATTCAGCAATAAGCATTTTAATTAAATCCTTTTTGTCATCCTGAACTAGTTTAAGGATCTCATCTTGATCAAGTCCTTGCTTTCCTATAAAAGACTTTTCGACTGCGCTCAAAGTGACATCTCCTACAGAACCAATGGTTTTAAAGATACCGTATAATCGTTGCGCAACCTCAACTTGCGTGTTTGCTGTTTTGTCATAAGCACGATTACTTTCTGCAATTTCCGACAAGTAACGTGTACGTGATGGTGGAATTACAAAAATTTTCTCGCTCATTTCCTGAGAAATTTCAAATGTCGATTTTAAAACCGAATCCGTCTTTTCTACTAACTTGTCCATGATGGCTTTGTAAAGCGTATTCATCCCTGGATCGTTAAATTGCGACGCAATAGTACCATAAACTGGCAACTGATCTTGTGGTATATCCCAAAGATTATTGTTACGCATGTATTGTTTTTTAACATCACGAAGCGCATCTAAAGAGCCACGTTTGTCAAATTTATTAATGGCAACCAAATCTGCAAAATCAAGCATATCGATTTTTTCTAATTGTGTTGCTGCACCAAATTCTGGAGTCATAACGTATAAAGCCACGTCAGAATGTTCCATAATCTCTGTATCAGATTGTCCAATTCCAGAGGTTTCTAATATAATTAAATCGTATTCCGCAGCTTTTAAAACCTGAACTGCTTCGTTTACATATTTAGATAATGCTAAGTTAGATTGACGTGTAGCCAAACTACGCATGTATACTCTTGGCGAGTTGATTGCATTCATCCTAATCCTATCACCTAAAAGAGCTCCTCCTGTTTTACGCTTTGATGGGTCAACAGACACTAAACCAATAGTTTTTTCTGGGAAATCGATTAAAAAACGACGCACTAATTCATCTACTAAAGATGATTTACCTGCTCCACCTGTTCCTGTAATTCCTAAAACTGGTGTTTTAGAATCTTTATTTTTAACATGAATTTTATCTAAAGTTGCTTTAGCTACTTCCGGAAAGTTTTCGGCAGAAGAAATCACTCTAGCAATGGCTTTAGGATTTTTGGTTGGTAACATATCCAACTCGTTACTTAAAACATCTCCAATAGCAAAATCTGATTGTTCTACCAAATCATTAATCATACCTTGTAATCCCATAGCACGACCATCATCTGGAGAGTAAATACGTGCGATACCATAATCCATTAATTCTTTAATTTCAGAAGGTAAAATTACACCACCACCACCACCAAAAATCTTGATGTGCTCTGCACCTCTTTCTTTTAATAAGTCATACATGTATTTAAAATACTCGTTATGACCACCTTGGTAAGAGGTTAAACAAATAGCATTTGCATCTTCTTGAATTGCGGTATTTACCACTTCGTCCACACTTCTATCGTGTCCTAAATGAATTACCTCAACTCCTGTAGATTGAATAATACGACGCATAATATTTATGGACGCATCATGACCATCAAATAAGGCTGCTGCTGTTACAATTCTAACTTTATATTTTGGTTTATATGGTGTTGCTTGTGTCATTCTTAAAATATAATGGGTTTTGAGATTGCAATTTACGGAATATTCAAAAATATTGCTCTATAATCCGTAATTATCTAAAAGTTAAAAACAAATAATTATCCCGATAAATTTACAGTAAATTTAGTTGCTAATACCAACTGAAAATGAACAAATTAACAATCCTAATACATTGTAATGACCAATCAGGAATTATTGCAAGTGTTACAAATTTTATTGCCAATAATAATGGTAACATTGTTTACATAGACCAATATGTTGATAGAGAACAAAACATATTTTTTATGCGTTTGGAAAGCGAATTTGAACAAAACACATTTAATATCGAAGCTTTTAAGGTTACTTTTAAAAATGAGTTAGCCGATCGTTTTAAAATGAAATGGCGTATTTACTCTGCCAAAACAAAACCAAAAATGGCACTATTTGTATCCAAATATGACCATTGTTTATATGATATATTAGGACGTTATAACTCTGGAGAATTAGACGTAGACATTCCGTTTATAATTAGTAACCACAACACTTTAAAACCCATTGCAGACAGTTTTAATATACCGTTTTATCATATTCCAGTTACTAAAGAGACTAAAGCCAAAGCAGAAGACCAGCAATTAGAACTTTGTAAAAAACATGGTATTAATTTTGTTGTTTTGGCACGCTATATGCAAATTGTATCCAATAAAATAATAAGTCAATATCCCAATAAGGTTATTAATATACACCACTCTTTTTTACCAGCTTTTGTTGGTGCAAAACCCTACCATTCTGCCTACAAACGTGGTGTGAAAATTATTGGAGCCACAAGCCATTATGTGACAGAGGATTTAGATGCTGGTCCGATTATTGAACAAGATGTTGCAAGAGTATCACATACACACGCAATTGAAGATTTAATTGCAAAAGGACGTGATTTAGAAAAAATTGTTCTAGCAAATGCTATAAAACTTCATCTTAAACGAAAAGTAATGGTGTTGAATAATAAGACTGTTATTTTTTCGTGAAAATCATTTATCTCGTTCTTTCAAGCCTTGTGTTTATTCTTAAAAAAAAGAAAATTAAAATAAAACGCAGTTTTTGTATTAAAAACGCATCTTATTAATAGGTATATTTGTGCCTTAAATTATATAACATGAAAAAAATATTAGCCTTACTAATTATTCTAAATTTTACTGCTTGCGCAGAATTACAGCAAGTTGTTAACCAATTACCACAAGCTGGTGGTGTTAGCGACTTAGATATTGCGGGAGGATTAAGACAAGCTTTAGACTTAGGTATTGACAAACAGGTCTCTAAATTGACACAAACGGATGGTTTTTTTAAAAACGAATTAGTTAAAATTTTACTTCCAGAGGAATTACAAAAAGTTGATAAAGCTTTACGTGATATTGGCTTAAGTAATCTTGCTGATGAAGGTTTAAAAGTATTAAACAGAGCAGCAGAAGATGCTGTTGGAGAGGCTACACCAATTTTTATTAATGCAGTTAAAGAGATTACTTTTACTGATGCTAAAAACATCTTATTAGGAAGTAATGATGCTGCAACGCAATACTTAAGTAGCAAAACACAAACAGCTTTATACGACAAATTTAATCCAGTTATTAAGGCCTCATTTGATAAAGTTGGTGCTGACCAAATTTGGGCTAACTTAATTAATAAATATAATGCTATCCCTTTTACAAATAATGTTAATCCAGATTTAACAGATTATGTTACTGGTGAAGCTTTAAAAGGTGTTTACACTATGATAGCTGTTGAAGAGCAAGAAATTAGAACCAAAGTTGGCTCTAGAACAACTGCTTTATTACAAAAAGTATTTGCTTTACAAGATTAACCCTTTTATTAAACTTAGAATAATACTAAGTTAACATTGAAACAAAATATAAGCTAGATATTTGCATTGTATTAGAAAGCACACTTTCGTTTTTGATGCAGAGTTAGTTTAGTTAGTAAATAGAGTCTATTTTTAGGGTTAAGAATGGGCTCTTTTTTTGTGCCAAAAAATCGCTAATTATTTTGTTTATATCAATAAAAAAAGTAATTTAAATGTCTAATTACCAACCCCTAAGACCATGGACAGACTAAATTTACTAAAACAACATCAAAATAAGCTTAATAAGCGATACAAACAGCTTATAGAACAGTCTTATAATTTAAGGCAAACAGACCACGAACAAAGTGACGTATCTGCATTTAAAGCTATTAAGATTTTAAATAAGCTAAATAGATTAAAATTTCTAGCAAGAGAACAATCACAAATGGTCTCTTAATTTTTTAAAATAATCAAACGCTTTTAGTAATCTAGAGCCATACCAAGAAAAATATTCGCCATCCACAAAAATAACTTTTGCATTATTTGATGCACTACTAACTTCTAAAGCATGTGCCTCTTTAAAAGGATAAGGCTCACTAGATAATAATATAACCTCAGGATCGCCTTCTAGCTGCATTGCTTTTATATCGACCTCTGGATAACGATCTAGGTTAGCGTATATATTCTCAAATTTATTTAATTGTAATAAATGATTTATAAATGTTCCGTTAGAAGCAACCATCCAAGGATCTTTCCATATAAAATAGGCTGCTTTTAAACTGGCTTTATCTTTTATAAAAATTTGAAATTCTTTTAAGTTAGTTTCAATAGTTTCGCAAATCTTTTTAGCATTAGCACGTTTGTTAAAAAGCTGACCATATTGCTTTATTAAATCTAAGCAATCTACTATAGTTACAATATCTGAAACATGTACAAGACAAATAGTTTGACAAGCTGACACGATATCTTGCGTATTTTCTTCTTTATTACAAAGTATAATATCAGGTTTTAATGCTTTAATTTTTTCAAGATTAATTTGCTTTGTTCCTCCCACAATTTGCTTGTCTCCTTTCAAATGTACTGGATGTACACAAAATTTAGTAAGTCCAACAATAGTATCCTCTAAACCTAAATCGTACAATAATTCGGTTTGAGAAGGTACTAACGAGATGATGCGTATTGGTGTAGCATCTATGTTAAGTGTATTACCTATTTGGTCTGTAAGTGTCATTTAATTATGGCTTAAAATTGTCGTAATATTTTTAATAATGAGATGCTGAAACACTTTCAACATGACGTTACAAGACGGTATTATTTTTATTGAAATAAGTCCAACATTACGATTGACTGTACGACACAACATTACTATTATTACTTAAATAATGTGATACTGAAATAAATTCAGCATGACGGAGCGTTCAATTATTTATTATTTAAAATAACTTCCATTTGTTGTTGTAAATCTTTAGCACTATTAGCTGCTGCTTGCGCAAAATCTTCGTTTGTTGATGCATAAATAATTCCTCTAGACGAGTTTATTAATAGACCAACATTATCACTCATTCCGTATTTACAAACGTCTTGAAGGTTTCCGCCTTGAGCGCCAACACCAGGAACTAGTAAAAAACTATTTGGAACTATTTTTCTAATTTCTGCAAAATACTCAGCCTTAGTTGCACCAACTACGTACATTAGGTTTTCAGCATTTACCCACGATTTAGAGGTTTCTAGTACTTGTTTGTACAGCTCTTTACCATCTACTGTTTTAGTTTGAAAATCAAAAGCACCTTGATTAGAGGTTAGCGCTAACATAATAGTGTGTTTGTCTTTAAAAGCTAAAAAAGGCTCTACCGAATCTTTTCCCATATATGGCGCAACAGTAACACTGTCAAACGCTAAGTCTTCAAAAAAAGCTTTTGCATACATTGTACTAGTATTACCAATATCACCACGTTTAGCGTCTGCTATTGTAAAAATCTCTGGATGCTTATCGTTAAGATAGTTTATCGTTTTTTGTAATGCTTTCCATCCTTTTAAACCATAAGCTTCGTAAAATGCAGTGTTAGGCTTATAAGATACACATAAGTGATGTGTTGCATCAATAATAGCTTTATTAAACTCGAAAATGGGATCTTCGGTTTGTAATAGATGTTTAGGAATTTTGTTTAAATCGACATCTAATCCAATACATAAAAAGGATTTTTTGATGTGTATTTGTTCTAATAGTTGTTGTGTTGTCATGTTATAAAAAAAGCCTCAATAAAGAGGCTTGTTATTAAATATGTTGGTCACTAGCTTTTAATTTTTCTGTATTATCAGCTAATTGTAATTCGTCAATAATTTTTTGGATATCTCCATTTACAATGTTTTGTAAATCGTATAATGTTAAACCAATTCTGTGATCCGTAACACGTCCTTGCGAGTAGTTGTAGGTTCTAATCTTAGCACTTCTATCTCCAGAGGTTACCATCGTACCACGTAAGGCTGCATCTTCTTCGTTTTTCTTAGCCAACTCCATATCATATAAACGCGAGCGTAATACCTTAAAAGCTTTCTCTTTGTTTTTATGTTGTGACTTTTGATCCTGACATTGCGCTACTAATCCTGTTGGAATGTGCGTTAAACGTACTGCAGAATATGTTGTGTTTACAGATTGACCACCTGGTCCAGAAGAACAGAAAAAATCTACACGAACTTCTTTAGGGTTAATCTCTACATCAAACTCTTCAGCTTCTGGAAAAACCATTACAGTTGCTGCACTTGTATGTACACGTCCTTGAGTTTCAGTCTGTGGTACACGTTGTACACGATGCACACCAGCTTCAAACTTTAAAGTCCCGTAAACATCGTCACCAGTAACTTCAAATTGGATTTCTTTAAAACCTCCATTTGTACCTTCGCTATAATCTACAGTATCTACTTTCCATCCTCTGCTTTCGCAATATTTGGTGTACATTCTAAATAAATCTCCTGCAAAAATACTAGCTTCATCTCCACCTGTTCCAGCACGAAGCTCAACCACTGCATTTTTAGAATCTTGAGGATCTTTAGGTATTAATAATACTCTGATCTCATCTTCTAGTTTTGGTATTGCCTCTTTAGCTTCGTCATATTGCATCTTAGCCATGTCTACCATTTCGGCATCACTACCATCTGCAATAATTTCTTCAGCTTCTTTTAAATTTTCAGTAAACTCGATATATATCTCACGCTTATCCATTAATAAACGTAAATCCTTATACTCTTTATTTAGTTCTACATAACGTTTTTGATCTGTAATAACATCAGGTTGAATGATTAAATCACTAACCTCATCAAAACGTTGCTTAACTATTTGTAACTTCTCTAACATCTTCTTCTAAAATTGTGAAACAAAAATACGA contains:
- a CDS encoding MDR family MFS transporter is translated as MKKLFNNYINTFDGLSKEVWWLSLITLINRAGTMVIPFLSLYLTEDLGFTLSNVGTVMTAFGLGSVFGSWLGGKLTDKIGYYKIMVFSLFISGFMFIGLQYLKTIYTLSLGIFALMIVADMFRPAMFVALSAYSKPENKTRSVTLIRLAINLGFSAGPAIGGLIIVGLGYGGLFWVDGITCIAATFVLINVLNPKKARVQDQIKVDNPYSAYKDKPFIIFLFALFLFGFIFLQYFSTMPLYYRSEHHLSELQIGLLLGANGFFIFLLEMPLIKYLENTRFAKTSLILFGAFLTATSFLILNFSSWSGILIFGMFLMTIGEMIAFPFANAFALQQAKKGNQGEYMALYSIAFSFAHIFGHKTGMELVERVGFDNTWYIMTLLGGLCMFLLYLLKQFMKGKKII
- a CDS encoding VOC family protein — its product is MNLNQVTISSKNLDRSVTFYKLLGLQLIVDALPRYARFTCPDGDATFSIHQNINMQPSDNTVLYFEDENLKDLVFKLKQKGIVFTSDIEDKSWLWTEAHLKDPDGNNIILFKAGKHRKNPPWRI
- a CDS encoding Lrp/AsnC family transcriptional regulator, which produces MSIDKLNWKILKCLQQNARQSNAAIGRQVGISSPAVSERIKKMEDLGIIQNHITLISPFEVGYQLKALITLQAFMGKLKPFLEKVKTLDEVVNCYRITGNENIVMEVVLKNHKHLEAFIDQLIIYGECKTQIILSHVVKNNAIKPV
- a CDS encoding DEAD/DEAH box helicase, which codes for MSFKKYHPSLKENIEKAGFETTNKFQKEVMPLIKAGTDLYAIGPKGCGKTTAMIISTIQKLGAEAFEDSPRAVIIAKDKKTTLELKERFEAFTKRTDLRIYCAYEEHDLEKQREEVYYGVDILIATPKRLSKLYHLNSLHLGELKLFVLHDADFITRNNYHNYILRLSESAPKAKFVIFSETFNPKIKAFQDSFMYNARVVDFS
- a CDS encoding sigma-70 family RNA polymerase sigma factor, whose amino-acid sequence is MDTKDIWKLHADDIKYFILSKVKDEVIADDLLQETFIKVHTKLNTLKDEGKLKSWLFSIARYTVLDYFRSKKLVYKTTDEDFIFEEQKLEHTEVDCLHGIIKSLPKKYRDPLFLSDIKGLKQQQIADQLNLALPTIKSQIQRGRKMIAQGFVDCCDFVINDQGFLVGEVKDKADCKMCH
- a CDS encoding OsmC family protein, translating into MSIKHTFKAQVKWTINDGESTSNPRTFSRNHKVTIANKVSDLSVSAAKPFRGDDTLYNPEDLLLSALASCHMMSYLYVCAQNNIEVISYSDDAEGDLEVNASGSGSFRTVRLKPVVTIKNETQKALAENLHSKANQLCFIANSCNFPITHLAKIVVK
- a CDS encoding methylmalonyl-CoA mutase family protein; this translates as MTQATPYKPKYKVRIVTAAALFDGHDASINIMRRIIQSTGVEVIHLGHDRSVDEVVNTAIQEDANAICLTSYQGGHNEYFKYMYDLLKERGAEHIKIFGGGGGVILPSEIKELMDYGIARIYSPDDGRAMGLQGMINDLVEQSDFAIGDVLSNELDMLPTKNPKAIARVISSAENFPEVAKATLDKIHVKNKDSKTPVLGITGTGGAGKSSLVDELVRRFLIDFPEKTIGLVSVDPSKRKTGGALLGDRIRMNAINSPRVYMRSLATRQSNLALSKYVNEAVQVLKAAEYDLIILETSGIGQSDTEIMEHSDVALYVMTPEFGAATQLEKIDMLDFADLVAINKFDKRGSLDALRDVKKQYMRNNNLWDIPQDQLPVYGTIASQFNDPGMNTLYKAIMDKLVEKTDSVLKSTFEISQEMSEKIFVIPPSRTRYLSEIAESNRAYDKTANTQVEVAQRLYGIFKTIGSVGDVTLSAVEKSFIGKQGLDQDEILKLVQDDKKDLIKMLIAEFDRVKLNLDPYNWEVITGWDEKVNKYKNPIYSFKVRDKEIKIETHSESLSHLQIPRIALPKYQAWGDLLRWTLQENVPGEFPYTSGLYPFKRTGEDPARMFAGEGGPERTNRRFHYVSAGLPAKRLSTAFDSVTLYGNDPDLRPDIYGKIGNAGVSICCLDDAKKLYSGFDLANVMTSVSMTINGPAPMLLGFFMNAAIDQQCEFYIKENGLEKEVEAKIAKIYKDKQRPSYNGDLPEGNNGLGLMLLGVTGDLVLPADVYAEIKKNTIAQVRGTVQADILKEDQAQNTCIFSTEFALRLMGDVQEYFIENNVRNFYSVSISGYHIAEAGANPITQLALTLSNGFTYVEYYLSRGMDINKFGPNLSFFFSNGIDPEYAVIGRVARKIWAKAMKHKYGANARAQMLKYHIQTSGRSLHAQEIDFNDIRTTLQALYAIYDNCNSLHTNAYDEAITTPTEESVRRAMAIQLIINKELGLNKNENPIQGSFIIEELTDLVEEAVLLEFDRITERGGVLGAMETMYQRSKIQEESLYYETLKHNGKFPIVGVNTFLSSKGSPTVVPAEVIRATEEEKQFQIKTLSNLHEANDTKALLKDLQERAINNENIFEALMDVCKVCSLGEITSALFEVGGQYRRNM
- the purU gene encoding formyltetrahydrofolate deformylase, translating into MNKLTILIHCNDQSGIIASVTNFIANNNGNIVYIDQYVDREQNIFFMRLESEFEQNTFNIEAFKVTFKNELADRFKMKWRIYSAKTKPKMALFVSKYDHCLYDILGRYNSGELDVDIPFIISNHNTLKPIADSFNIPFYHIPVTKETKAKAEDQQLELCKKHGINFVVLARYMQIVSNKIISQYPNKVINIHHSFLPAFVGAKPYHSAYKRGVKIIGATSHYVTEDLDAGPIIEQDVARVSHTHAIEDLIAKGRDLEKIVLANAIKLHLKRKVMVLNNKTVIFS
- a CDS encoding DUF4197 domain-containing protein yields the protein MKKILALLIILNFTACAELQQVVNQLPQAGGVSDLDIAGGLRQALDLGIDKQVSKLTQTDGFFKNELVKILLPEELQKVDKALRDIGLSNLADEGLKVLNRAAEDAVGEATPIFINAVKEITFTDAKNILLGSNDAATQYLSSKTQTALYDKFNPVIKASFDKVGADQIWANLINKYNAIPFTNNVNPDLTDYVTGEALKGVYTMIAVEEQEIRTKVGSRTTALLQKVFALQD